A genomic stretch from Desulfuromonas thiophila includes:
- a CDS encoding carbohydrate deacetylase, whose translation MSASVRLIVNADDFGWAPGRDRGIRRSVLRGLVTSVSLMANGATFVSAARFVRHRQLPCGVHFNLSEGRALCGPVGGLTDAQGHFLGKQAARRRFAQGAFDSRAVERELQAQLQRLLQAGLRPDHCDTHQHWHLFPALMPLLLGLCRRQGIAAVRLAAPAEPLAQQRASVLGTKLAAELALYRQLAPALRQAINQEGLFAPDGLWGMTLLDRLNEARLVRLLHQLPGGCWELMVHPGDIDPGQPFGGPSRRREQRALRASRLRETVVRCGIQLTSFGASCAHSAL comes from the coding sequence ATGAGCGCTTCTGTGCGGTTGATTGTCAACGCCGACGATTTTGGCTGGGCGCCAGGGCGTGACCGGGGCATTCGCCGTTCGGTGCTGCGCGGTCTGGTTACCAGTGTTTCTTTGATGGCCAATGGCGCTACCTTCGTTTCTGCCGCCCGTTTCGTGCGGCACCGGCAATTGCCCTGCGGTGTGCATTTCAACTTGTCTGAAGGCCGCGCTCTCTGTGGCCCTGTCGGCGGACTGACAGACGCCCAGGGCCACTTCCTTGGTAAACAGGCTGCGCGCCGGCGTTTTGCGCAGGGGGCCTTCGACAGCAGAGCCGTCGAGCGGGAACTGCAGGCACAGTTGCAGCGTTTGCTGCAGGCCGGCCTGCGGCCGGATCATTGCGATACCCACCAGCATTGGCACCTGTTCCCGGCTCTGATGCCGCTGTTGTTGGGGCTGTGCCGCCGTCAGGGCATTGCCGCCGTGCGGCTGGCGGCGCCGGCTGAACCGCTGGCGCAACAGCGTGCGTCCGTGTTGGGGACAAAACTGGCTGCCGAGCTGGCTCTGTACCGCCAGCTGGCGCCGGCCTTACGTCAGGCGATCAATCAGGAAGGGCTGTTTGCGCCGGATGGTCTGTGGGGCATGACCTTGCTCGATCGTCTTAATGAGGCACGGCTGGTGCGTCTGCTGCATCAGCTACCGGGAGGATGCTGGGAATTGATGGTTCATCCCGGCGATATTGATCCGGGTCAACCGTTTGGCGGGCCATCCCGCCGGCGGGAACAACGGGCCCTGCGGGCCAGC